Below is a window of Thermodesulfomicrobium sp. WS DNA.
CTCTCCCGCCAAGGCAAGTTCCAATTTGGCGGGCGGCAGCATGCGGGCGTCGGTTCGCGCCATGATCCAGGAAACCAAGCGCTTCGGATCGATGGGACAACGGGCGGCGTCCCAGTACACCAGGCACTTGTCGCGCCCCAAATCCACCCGCACCGCGCCCAAACGCCACACTGCCTGCTTGACCAGCAAGGCCGCCACGAACAGGCGCACAGCATCCGGAATGACGCCAAAGCGGTCGCGCATCTCGTCCACCACGGCCTCCACCGCCGCCTCGTCCGGACACGAGGACAGGGCCTTGTAGTAGTGCAGACGCTCCTGACTGTCGGGAATATACGCTTCCGGAATAACCGCCTGAAACCCCAAGTTGAGCTCCGGCTCGATAAAGGTCTGTACCGCCCCACCCTGCAGGCGCCGCACCTCTTCTTCCAGCATCTCCAAATACAGATCGAGCCCCACCTTGCCCATGTGCCCGGATTGGGCCTCGCCAAGGATGTTTCCCGCGCCGCGCAGCCGTAAATCTTCCATGGCCACCCGGAAGCCCGCGCCCAGGTAGTCCATCTCGAGAATGATTTTCAGCCGCTTGCGGGCAACCTCCGGCAAGGCGTCGGGGTTCGGCACCACGAAATAGGCGTACGCCTGGACCGACGAGCGGCCTACCCGGCCCCGCAATTGATAGAGCTGCCCCAGACCAAAAAGATGGGCCTGATCCACCACCAACGTGTTGGCCCGAGGGAAATCCAGGCCAGACTCAATGATGGCGGTGCACACGAGGATGTCCATCTCCCCATGCCAAAACCGGTGCATGGAGTCTTCGAGCTCGCGTGCCGGCATCTGCCCATGGGCCATGCCCACCCGGGCTTGCGGCACGAGGGATCGCACGAAGGCCGCAGTTTGCTCCAACCCTTGAACACGATTGGAGACCCAAAACACCTGACCGCCGCGGGCAAGCTCCCGCTCCAGGATGGAGCGCAAGGCTTCGGGGTCCCGCTCCATGAGCGCGGTCTCCACGGGTTTCCGGTCCACCGGCGGGGTTTCGATGACCGACAGCCCCCGCACCCCGGCGAGTGAGAGTTGCAAGGTGCGGGGAATGGGGGTGGCGGTCAGGGTGAGCACGTCCACCGTGGCCCGCATCTTCTTGAGGCGTTCTTTGTGCTGCACCCCGAAGCGCTGCTCCTCGTCGAGGATGAGCAGGGCGAGGTTGGCGAACTCCACATCCTTGGAGAGCATGCGATGGGTGCCGATGAGCACGTCCACCTGGCCTTGGGCCACGGCCCTAAGTACGGTCTTTTGCGTCGCCGCGGGCACAAAGCGGGAAAGCAAGGCCACGCGCACCGAAAACGGCTCCATGCGCTGGCGGAAGGTCTGGTAGTGCTGCTCTGCAAGCACGGTGGTGGGACAGAGCAAGGCCACTTGCTTGCCGTCGGCCACAGCCCGAAATGCCGCCCGCAAGGCCACTTCCGTCTTGCCGAATCCCACATCGCCGCACACCAAGCGGTCCATGGGCTCGGGGCGTTCCATGTCCGCCAGGACTTCGGCAATGGCCCGTTCCTGATCCGGGGTCTCGTCAAATCCAAAGGTGGCTTCGAAGTCCCGGTAAAAGGCCGGCACCGGACCGTAGGCGAATCCTTTGGCGATCTTGCGGAAGGCATACATCTCCACCAGGTCCCGGGCGATGGCGGCCACGGCCTTGCGCACCCGCTCCCGCGCCTTGCGCCAGCCCGTGGAGCCCAGGCGATCCAAGGCAGGAGTGGCGCCCTCCGGGCCTTGGTAGCGCTGCACGCACCCCAGGCGGTCTACCGGGAGATAGAGTTTGTCCTCGTCGGCAAAGAGCAGCAGGAGAAAATCGTTGGCCACCTCGCCCATCTGCACGCGGACAAGTCCACCAAAGCGGCAGATGCCATAGTCGCGGTGCACCAAGAGATCGCCCGGCTCAAGGCCTTCAAAGGAGGAAAGCCCGGAAAAGGCCTTGGGTCGGCGGCGGGTCGGGGCAGTCTCCCCGGGATGGAGCACGGCTTCCGGGATCACCCGCACCCCTGCCCAGGGAAGAGCAGCGCCCTGACGGACGCCGGAAACCACAGCGCCGATGCCCGGCCCGTGGGGCAGGCCATCCTGCACCATGAGCCCCTCTTCCCCAGCAAGACTCACGAATTTGCGCCGGGCCCCGGCAGTGGGGAAGCACACCACCACCCGCTCGCCGGCCTGCTGCCAGGACCGCAAGGCCTCCACCACCGCCCGCCACGGCCGCTGCCGGTCCTCGGGCTTCCAAAAGAGGTCCGCAAAGGTGCGCAGGGGTTCCTCGGCAAGTTCCAGGGCATGCCCGCGCTGCCCCATGACCAGGTCCTCGCACAAAAGGCTGGGGCGTCCCTCCAAAAGACGTCGAGACTCCTGTTCCGTTTGCAGCAGCCCCTGACGCGGGAGCCCATCCTGCCAGGTCTGCAAAAAATGCTGCCACTCCCACAGGGACTCTTCCAGCTTGGGCCGCAGGTTCTGGGCCTCCGCCACGACGATCACCGCGTCCCTGGGGATCCAAGCATCGAAACCTTCAAGGCCGCTTTGGGCAAGGCTCAGAAGCGGCACTCCCCCTTCCGTAAGGCTTTGCTCCAGGCGCTGATACGCCTGTCGGGAAAGATCGCCAGTGCGTACCCAGCCATCCCACAGAGAGTGCGCTTTTTCCACCTGGGAAAGCGCCGCGGGCACCGCCTGTACCGGCACGATCACGGTATGCTCCAGATCCGCCCGCGAACGCTGCGACAACGGCTCAAAGAGCGTGAGTCGCTCCACGGTATCGCCAAAGGTCTCCAGGCGCACGGGCAGTTCCCACCCCGGGGCGAACACGTCCACGATGTCGCCACGCACGGAGAACTCGCCCACAACGGCCACCAGCGACGTACGGCGGTAGCCAAAGGCCACCAAGGTCTCCACCAGGGCATCCAGGCTGACATCCTCCCCTCGGCGGATCTCCACATGCGCGCTGGCCACCATCGCCGGTGACGGCCATTTGTGAATCAGGTTGTCCAAGGGAAGAAGAAGCGCCCGTGGCGCCTGGGTACTTAAGCCGTAGAGCACGCTCCAGCGCTCTCCCCACGTACCCGGAGACCCCACCTCTGGAGAAAAACGCGGCAAAGAAAGAAAGCGC
It encodes the following:
- the mfd gene encoding transcription-repair coupling factor; the encoded protein is MTPPELHSFLNRPQGSLRVVKTGPVGQVCLAHLLVRAGHFVVLLTPPGADVALFGALVHALDGDFAGQPPWKRRFLSLPRFSPEVGSPGTWGERWSVLYGLSTQAPRALLLPLDNLIHKWPSPAMVASAHVEIRRGEDVSLDALVETLVAFGYRRTSLVAVVGEFSVRGDIVDVFAPGWELPVRLETFGDTVERLTLFEPLSQRSRADLEHTVIVPVQAVPAALSQVEKAHSLWDGWVRTGDLSRQAYQRLEQSLTEGGVPLLSLAQSGLEGFDAWIPRDAVIVVAEAQNLRPKLEESLWEWQHFLQTWQDGLPRQGLLQTEQESRRLLEGRPSLLCEDLVMGQRGHALELAEEPLRTFADLFWKPEDRQRPWRAVVEALRSWQQAGERVVVCFPTAGARRKFVSLAGEEGLMVQDGLPHGPGIGAVVSGVRQGAALPWAGVRVIPEAVLHPGETAPTRRRPKAFSGLSSFEGLEPGDLLVHRDYGICRFGGLVRVQMGEVANDFLLLLFADEDKLYLPVDRLGCVQRYQGPEGATPALDRLGSTGWRKARERVRKAVAAIARDLVEMYAFRKIAKGFAYGPVPAFYRDFEATFGFDETPDQERAIAEVLADMERPEPMDRLVCGDVGFGKTEVALRAAFRAVADGKQVALLCPTTVLAEQHYQTFRQRMEPFSVRVALLSRFVPAATQKTVLRAVAQGQVDVLIGTHRMLSKDVEFANLALLILDEEQRFGVQHKERLKKMRATVDVLTLTATPIPRTLQLSLAGVRGLSVIETPPVDRKPVETALMERDPEALRSILERELARGGQVFWVSNRVQGLEQTAAFVRSLVPQARVGMAHGQMPARELEDSMHRFWHGEMDILVCTAIIESGLDFPRANTLVVDQAHLFGLGQLYQLRGRVGRSSVQAYAYFVVPNPDALPEVARKRLKIILEMDYLGAGFRVAMEDLRLRGAGNILGEAQSGHMGKVGLDLYLEMLEEEVRRLQGGAVQTFIEPELNLGFQAVIPEAYIPDSQERLHYYKALSSCPDEAAVEAVVDEMRDRFGVIPDAVRLFVAALLVKQAVWRLGAVRVDLGRDKCLVYWDAARCPIDPKRLVSWIMARTDARMLPPAKLELALAGEGLTARVRAAYTALQDLVREVAAPALGLDAGDAES